The genomic window GCACGGCAGGTCTGTCGGGATTGGCTGGGGCGGGCATAGCAGCGGCGGACACGCGCGCCAAGGCGGGGGGCGCCGCGGATGGTCCGCCCCCCGGGAAGATCGGCGCCTCAAGCCTCCGGGTGGGGAAGAGGGGCGTCCGTGCCGGAGCCGGCCCGTGCCGCGGCGGCCATCGCCACCAGGGTCTTGCGCAGGGCCTCCATGTCGCGCACCGGCTCCGGGTAGGTGACCCGCACCGTGCGCTCGGCAGCCATCAGGTCGAGCCCCTCCGGGTCGAGCCCGGTGAGCCGCCAGCCCGTGCCCGCCTCGCCGACAGCGGCGGCGTAGAGGGCGAGCGCGTCGGCATGGTCGGCGTTCATGTGCGCGACGGCGCCGCGCTCGCCCGCGACGACCGCCTCGGCGCCGGCCATGTCGAGGAGCAGTTCCGCGCCCGTCAGCGTCGCCGCCTTGGCGAAGCCGCCGTTGAGATGGCCCGCCGTGGGGGCGAGGGCGAAGAAGCCGAAATCGGGAAAGTCCGCGTAGAGCTTGGCCTTCGGGTGACGCGCTAGGAAGCGCTCGCGGACCCGAGGCTCGTCGCAGCGCGCGGCGCGGCCGGTCACGGTCAGGCGGGGATGGGCGAGGGGATCGCCCTTGCCGCCGACCGAGAACAGCAGCGAGGCGCGGGGATCGCGATCGAGGTTGCGCGTATGCGCCGAGAGCCGCGACAGCAGCATCAGGGGCGTGCCGTCGCTGTCGGTGGCGAGGGTGACCAGGGAGGCGAAGGGCGTGCCGTCGGCCGCGTCGATCGTGGCGAGCGCGCCCGAGCGCACGCTGCGCAGGAGGTGGCGGGCGAGGCCGGTCGCGTCGAAGGGCGCCTGCGCCGCGGGCAGCGGCTCGGCCGGCCCGCGCCGTTCCCCTGCGGGCGGCATCGCGTCGTTGACCATAGAAAGCGATCCTCCCCAGATTTTGTGAGAAGCATAGCGCGGTGTGGGGTCGATGCAGAAGAGCCGGCGGCGCGGCCAGACGCGGCGCGTTGTCGGCCCTATCTCCTCTCCCGAAGTCCCTTGTCCCAAACCGGCCGATACGGCCAAGCTTAGACTGCCGCTCGCTTTTTTCGAACGATGGTCGTAAAGGACGAGACCCACCGCACGGATGGCGGCCCCCGCATGGCGGAGGGCCGCGCATGGCCGTCGCGGGCCCCCAAGGACGCGCCAGGGGCGGCGCGCGCGTCGTCAAGTCAGGGAAACCGCATGCCCACCATCGCCCTCGTCGACGACGACCGCAACATCCTGACCTCCGTCTCGATCGCGCTGGAGACCGAGGGCTACCGGATCCAGACCTACACCGACGGCGCCTCGGCGCTCGACGGCCTGCGTCACTCCCCGCCGGACCTGGCCATCTTCGACATCAAGATGCCGCGCATGGACGGGATGGAGCTTCTCAGGCGCCTGCGGCAGAAATCGGACCTGCCCGTGATCTTCCTCACCTCGAAGGACGAGGAGATCGACGAGTTGTTCGGCCTGAAGATGGGCGCGGACGACTTCATCCACAAGCCGTTCTCGCAGCGCCTGCTGGTGGAGCGGGTCAAGGCGGTGCTGCGCCGCTTCGCCCCGAAGGACGCCACGCCCGGCGGGGCCGCCCGCGAGGCCGACGCCGCCGCCCGCTCGCTGGAGCGCGGCCAACTGATGATGGACCCCGAGCGCCACACCTGCACCTGGAAGGGCGAGCCGGTGACGCTCACCGTCACCGAGTTCCTGATCCTGCAGGCGCTCGCGCAGCGCCCGGGCGTCGTGAAGAGCCGCAACGCCCTGATGGACGCGGCCTACGACGATCAGGTCTACGTCGACGACCGCACCATCGACAGCCACATCAAGCGCCTGCGCAAGAAGTTCAAGGTGACCGACCAGAGCTTCGACATGATCGAGACGCTCTACGGCGTCGGCTACCGCTTCAAGGAGGGTTGAGGCGCGGCGATCCGGCTGAAACGATGCTCGCCCCCCTGTTCCGCCAGTCCGAGTCCGATGGGGCTCGCCGCGGCTTCCTCGCGCGCCTGACCCATTCCCTCACCCGCCCGCCGCTGACCTGGCCGCGCGACCTGTGGAACGCGGTGGGCCAGCGCGCCTCGTCGAGCCTGACGCGCCGCATCGTGGTGCTCAACCTCGTCGGGCTGATCGTCCTGCTGTTCGGCTTCCTCTACCTGAACCAGTTCCGCCAGGGGCTGATCCAGGCCCGCGTCCAGAGCCTGCTGATCCAGGGCGACATCATCGCCGGCGCCATCGCCGCCCAGGCCTCCGTCGAGACCGACACGATCCGGGTCGATCCCGACCGGCTGCTGCAGCAGCAGGCCGGCGAGGGCCGGGACGTCGACGACGATCCCGCCTCGCTCGCCTTCTCGCTCAACCCCGAGAAGGTCGCGCCCCTGCTGCGCCGCCTCGTGACGCCGACGGGCAACCGCGCCCGGGTCTACGACCGCGAGGGGAGCCTGCTGTTCGACACCCGCTCGCTCTACGCCCGCGGCGACATCACCCGCGGCGACACCGTGGCCCGGCCGCCCAAGCCCAACGTGCTGGAGCGGATCTGGGACTTCTTCGGCACCCGCATCCTCGGCCTCGTCGTCAGCGAGCGCTCGCCCCAGGAAGAGGCCGGTCCCCAGGACGGGCGTGCCTTCCGCGAGGTCCAGGCGGCGCTGAACGGCTCGCGCGGGACGATCTCCCGGCGCAACGAGCGCGGCGAGACCATCGTCTCCGTGGCGGTGCCGATCCAGCGCTCGGGCTCGGTGCGCGGCGTGCTGATGGTCTCGACGCAAGGGGGCGAGATCGACCGGGTGATCGCCTCCGAGCGCTTCGGCCTGCTCCAGGTGTTCCTCGTCGCGGCCGCCGTGATGCTGGTTCTGTCGATCCTGCTCGCCGGCGCCATCGCCGGACCGGTGCGGCGCCTGGCCGACGCCGCCGAGCGGGTGCGCCGGGGCATCAAGTCGCGCCAGGAAATTCCCGACTTCACGGGCCGCACCGACGAGATCGGCCACCTCTCCGGCGCCTTGCGCGACATGACCCAGGCGCTCTACCGGCGGCTCGACGCCATCGAGAGCTTTGCCGCGGATGTCAGCCACGAGCTGAAGAACCCGCTCACATCCCTGCGCAGCGCGGTCGAGACCCTGCCGCTCGCCAAGACCGACGAATCGCGCAGCCGGCTGATGCAGATCATCCAGCACGACGTGAAGCGCCTCGACCGGCTGATCTCCGACATCTCCGATGCTTCGCGCCTCGACGCCGAGCTCGCCCGCGCGGAGGCGCGCCGCGTCGATCTCGGCAAGCTGCTCACCACCGTGACCTCGGTCGCCAACGAGCGGCGGCGCGGGAACGCGGCGCTGATCCGGTTCGACGTCGAGCGGCCCGGCGGCGAGGTCGAGGATCCGTTCCGCATCATCGGCCACGACAGCCGGCTGGGACAGGTCGTCAACAACCTGCTCGACAACGCCCGCTCGTTCTCGCCGCCGGGCGCCAAGGTGCGGGTGGCGCTGCGCCGCCTCAAGGGCGAGGTCGAGTTCGTGGTCGAGGACGAGGGACCGGGCATCCCCGAGCACGCCCTGGAGCGGATCTTCGAGCGCTTCTACACCGACCGGCCGGAGCAGGGCTTCGGGCAGAACTCCGGCCTCGGCCTGTCGATCTCGCGGCAGATCATCCAGGCCCATCGCGGCACGATCCGTGCCGAGAACCGGCCCGGCCCGGCCGACGAGGAGGGGCACCCGACGGTACGCGGCGCCCGCTTCGTCGTGCGCCTGCCGACCGCGCCGCGTGCCGACCGCTATGGCGACGACGACCTCGCCGCATGAGCGGGGCCGGGACGCCCGACGGCGGAGCGCCGCGGGAGACGGTCCATGCGAGCTGCGTCCTCCTCGGCGAGGCCGGCGTGCTGATTCGGGGGGCGTCCGGTTCGGGCAAGTCGGCCCTGTGCCTCGCGCTCCTCGACCGGTTCTTCCTGGAGGGCCGCCACGCCCGCCTCGTCGGCGACGACCGGATTCGGCTGGAGGCGCATCACGGCCGCCTCGTCGCCCGGCCCCATCCCGTTCTCGCCGGACTGATCGAGGTCCGGGGCCTCGGCATCCGTCGTCTCGCCACGCACGCATCGGCCGCGGTCCTGCGGCTCGTGGTCGATCTGATCGCGGAAGCCGAGCGCCTGCCGGCCGAGGCGGACGCGACCGCGCGGCTCCTCGGCGTGGCGCTGCCGCGGCTCGCCCTTGAACCGCACCATCCGCGCGAATACCTGATTCGCGAGGCGCTCCGATCCGGCGTGGCAATGCGGACGCACCCGGCCGCTCTCGTGCCCGGCGGCGCCCGCGACGTGTAGCGCGGCCGCCACCGCCGTGGCATGGTGAGGCATCGCGTTACGCAAAACGCCGCGATCCGCTTGCGCTTCACCTTGCGCTGCACAAGATGGCGTCTCCGCTCACAGGGCGTCGGAACACGCTTCGATGATTGGAATGGTGCTCGTCACCCACGGCCTGTTGGCGACCGAATTCAAGGCCGCCCTGGAGCACGTCGTCGGCCCCCAGAAGCAGATCGAGACCATCACGATCGGGCCTGAGGACGACATGGAGCTGCGCCGCGGGGACATCATGTCGGCCGTCTGCCGGGTCGACTCCGGCAACGGCGTCGTGGTTCTGACCGACATGTTCGGCGGTACGCCCTCGAACCTCGCGCTGTCGTGCATGAACGGCGGCCAGGTCGAGGTGGTCGCCGGCATCAATCTGCCGATGCTGATCAAGCTCGCCAGCGTGCGCGAGGCCGAGAGTCTCGGCGACGCCGTGCTCCATGCGCAGGAAGCGGGCCGCAAGTACATCAACGTCGCCTCGCGGGTTCTTGCGGGCAAGTAGCGCCCCCCGTCGTCCCGTTCGCAGCGCCCCACGCCTTTCCTTCGCCCCGCTCCCGGCTTAACCAACCCCTCCCGAGCCCGGCCGGCGCAGGGTGCCGCGGCACCGCGCCCGATCGGAGCGGCGCGAGGAGGGGAGCCCGGCACAGCGATGAGCGAGAGCGTGGACGGCGAGGTCGAGCCGCAACCCGAGATTCCCGAGGGCGGCCACGTCCGGATCCTGCCGATCGTCAACCGCCGCGGCCTGCATGCCCGCGCCTCGGCGAAGTTCGTGCAGACGGTGGAGCGCTTCGGCGCTGCCGTCACGGTGACCCGCGGCGGCGAGACGGTGGGCGGCCGCTCGATCATGGGCCTGCTGACCCTGGGGGCGGCCAAGGGGACCACCATCGCCGTGGTCGCCGTCGGCGAGGATGCCGGGGCCGCCCTCGACGCGATCGAGGCGCTGCTGGCCGACAGGTTCGGCGAGGACGAGTAGGTTTTCGCCCGCGAAGCGGTCGTTTCGGAGAGGTCGGCGGCCTGGATTGCTTCGCCTGACGGCTCGCAATGACGGACGAGGCAGACTCACATCGTCATTGCGAGCGAAGCGAAGCAATCCAGAGCGCGACCCCGGCCGGTCGCGCCTGCGGGGAATATCAGGCGAGATCGGGGTAGAGGTCGCGCCAACCGGGGTTCAGCATCTCGATCAGGGCCAGCTTCCTGCTTCTCGACCCAGCCTTGATCTGCTTTTCGCGTGAAATGGCCTCGACCATCGTCTCGTGCGGCTCGTACCAGACCAGAAGCTTGCAGCCGTAGCGGGTCGTGAAGCCAGCCATCAGCCCCTCGCGATGTTCATAGGCACGTCGCGAAAGGTTCGAGGTAACACCCGTATAGAGCGTCCCATTGCGTGCACTCGCCATGATGTAGACGACGGGCTGCCGCATCGATCGCGTCCTGGAGCCGTATCATTTTCCGGCACAATCCTAGCGTTCAAATTTGCAGATGTCGCGCTCCTGGATTGCTTCGCTTCGCTCGCAATGACGGTGCGGGCTACCGTCATTGCGAGGCGAAGCCGAAGCAATCCAGAGCGCGACGGCGCCGGACGAGGTTGTCGCTGTCCGGCACACCCTGCGTCCGCGCGAACGCCCGACGCCGCGTCATGGCGAGCGGAATGGCGCCCGCTACCCCCCTGGGATCGCCAGCGGATTCTCCGTGAGCGCCGCCCGGTCCGGCGTGTCCGGGGCGGCCTTGCCCAGGAAGGCGTCCCAGATCCGGCGGACGAAGGCCGGGTCGAGGTCGCGCACGATCAGCACCAGCCGCGAGCGGCGGTCGGCGTCGGGCCATGCGGGCAGCGTCACCGGCGCGTGGACGACGTGCTGCACCCCGTGGACCACCACCGGATACCCGGGGTCGTCGGCGAGCGCCACCAGCCCCTTGAGCCGCAGGAGCTTCGGCCCGTGGGCCGAGCGCAGGAGATCCAGAAACATCTCGAAGGCCGGCCGCGGCACCGGCGCGTCGCTGGTCAGATGGAAGGCGCGGATCGCCGCATCGTGGCGGTTGACGTCGTGATGATGGTGGCCGTGCTCGTGCCCGTGGCCGTGATCCTCGGCACCGAGCCAGGCGCGCACGTCCTCACCCTTGCCGTCGAGGCCGAACAGGCCCCCGAGCAGACACGTCGCCGGCACGTCGGAGCCGTGGATCGCCGCGCCCGGATTGAGGGTGGAGAGCCGGTTTCGAAGCCCTTCGGGCTCGGCGCCGGGCAGGTCGGCCTTGGTCAGCACGAGGTGGTCGGCCACCGCCGCCTGCCGCAGGGCCTCGCCGTGGGCATCGAGGGTGCCGGCGCCGTTGACCGCATCGACCACGGTCACGACGCCCTGGAGCCGGAAGCGGATCGCGAGATAGGGGTGGTAGATCAGCGCGTGCAGGATCGGGGCGGGGTCGGCCAGTCCCGTGGTCTCGATCACGACCCGGCGGAACGGGTCGATGCGGCCGTTGTCGCGGCGCCGCAGGAGGTCTTCGAGCGTCGCGATCAGGTCGCCGCGCACGGTGCAGCACAGGCAGCCGGCCCCGAGCAGGATCATCCCCTCGTCGACCGTCTCGATCAGCAGGTGGTCGAGCCCGACCTCGCCGAACTCGTTGACGATCACCACCGTGTCGGCGAGCGCCGGATCGGTGAGCAGGCGGTTGAGCAGCGTGGTCTTGCCCGCACCGAGGAAGCCCGTGAGCACGGTGAGCGGGATCGGCTCGGGGCGACCGGGTTTTTCGGAGTGGGGCATGGTGGGACGGCTTTCGAGATAGCTCGCGAGATAGCTCGGTTGCGCTGCGGCACCCCCTCTCCCCGCCCGAAGTCGGGCCGGCCCGACTTCGGTAGCCGCCTGCTGACCCCGGGCAGGCCCGGGATCAGGCGGGGAGAGGCCCTCGGGCACCCCACCGTGCCTGCGGGAAGCGGCGGCGGAGCCGAAGGGCGGCGAGGGGGCTTTACCGGAAGAGGCCCGTCCTGAACCGCCCCCTCACCTTCGGCTGCCGCCTCGCTTCATGCCCCGACGAGGGGCATGAAGCCCTCTCCCCGCTTGCGGGGAGAGAGGCGTGGCGGATGTCGCAGCGTATGTCTCGGCAACGATATGATCGTGCCGGGCGTCCGCGAAAACCCCTTACGACTCGTCGTTCTTCGCCCTCTTGTCCGCCTTCTTGGCGGCGGGCTTGGCCTCGGGCTTCTTCGCCGCCGGCTTGTGCGCCGGTTTCGCAGCGGGCTTGGCCGCAGCCTTCGGCGCGGATTCGACCGCGGTGTAGGCGCTGGTCGCGGCCGGCACGCCCTTGTCCTTGCCGGCGATCTTCGCGGCGGGTTTCGGCGCGGTCACCGCGGCGGCGCGGGCCTTGGCCGCCTTCTCCGCCGCCGCCTGCCGGGTCGCTTGGCGGGCGGCCTCCTTGGCCGCCTTGGCCTCGGCGCGCTTGCGCTGGGCGGCCTCCTGCGCCGCCTGCCGGGCCGCCTGCTTCGAGGCCTGCGCCTCCTGCTCCTCGCGGGCGAGCGCCATCGCGCCCTCGGTCGGGCTGCTGCCGGTCCAGACGGGAATCGGCTGCAGCGGCGCCCGCGGCGGCAGGGTGCGCCCGCGAACGTTGGCGCTGCTCAGGGCCGCGAAGGCGAGGCTGGAGGCGTCCGCGGTCGCCGAGCCGAGGAGCTGCGTCGCCGCGCCGCTGACGGCCGGGCCGCTCGCGGTCAGGGCGCCGGGCCCCTCGTCGACCGGTATCGGCTTGCGCTTGTCGCAGATGTAGGGCCGCATGTCCGGCGGCGCGGCGACGTTCGAGGAAGGCAGCGAGTCCAGCGTCGGCGCGGTCCAGCCCGCGGACTGGCCGAAGCCGTAATCGAACAGGTCGGCGGCCTTGATGTCGCGCTCGCGGGCGCTCGGCTGGCCCATCACCACGGCGATGATCCGGCGGCCGCCCCGCGTGGCGCTCGCCACCACGTTGAAGCCGCCCGAGCAGATGAAGCCGGT from Methylorubrum populi includes these protein-coding regions:
- a CDS encoding DUF2470 domain-containing protein, with translation MVNDAMPPAGERRGPAEPLPAAQAPFDATGLARHLLRSVRSGALATIDAADGTPFASLVTLATDSDGTPLMLLSRLSAHTRNLDRDPRASLLFSVGGKGDPLAHPRLTVTGRAARCDEPRVRERFLARHPKAKLYADFPDFGFFALAPTAGHLNGGFAKAATLTGAELLLDMAGAEAVVAGERGAVAHMNADHADALALYAAAVGEAGTGWRLTGLDPEGLDLMAAERTVRVTYPEPVRDMEALRKTLVAMAAAARAGSGTDAPLPHPEA
- a CDS encoding GTP-binding protein; translation: MPHSEKPGRPEPIPLTVLTGFLGAGKTTLLNRLLTDPALADTVVIVNEFGEVGLDHLLIETVDEGMILLGAGCLCCTVRGDLIATLEDLLRRRDNGRIDPFRRVVIETTGLADPAPILHALIYHPYLAIRFRLQGVVTVVDAVNGAGTLDAHGEALRQAAVADHLVLTKADLPGAEPEGLRNRLSTLNPGAAIHGSDVPATCLLGGLFGLDGKGEDVRAWLGAEDHGHGHEHGHHHHDVNRHDAAIRAFHLTSDAPVPRPAFEMFLDLLRSAHGPKLLRLKGLVALADDPGYPVVVHGVQHVVHAPVTLPAWPDADRRSRLVLIVRDLDPAFVRRIWDAFLGKAAPDTPDRAALTENPLAIPGG
- a CDS encoding GIY-YIG nuclease family protein, which translates into the protein MRQPVVYIMASARNGTLYTGVTSNLSRRAYEHREGLMAGFTTRYGCKLLVWYEPHETMVEAISREKQIKAGSRSRKLALIEMLNPGWRDLYPDLA
- a CDS encoding response regulator transcription factor; the encoded protein is MPTIALVDDDRNILTSVSIALETEGYRIQTYTDGASALDGLRHSPPDLAIFDIKMPRMDGMELLRRLRQKSDLPVIFLTSKDEEIDELFGLKMGADDFIHKPFSQRLLVERVKAVLRRFAPKDATPGGAAREADAAARSLERGQLMMDPERHTCTWKGEPVTLTVTEFLILQALAQRPGVVKSRNALMDAAYDDQVYVDDRTIDSHIKRLRKKFKVTDQSFDMIETLYGVGYRFKEG
- a CDS encoding D-alanyl-D-alanine carboxypeptidase; translated protein: MVNRVWGRLIGAFAALGLMAGTAAAVTAPILVVEAESGKVLYSQGATDPWYPASITKLMTTYVALDMVRQGKVSLDTLLTISAAAAAEPPSKMGFRPGTRITLDNALKIIMVKSANDVSWAIGEGLGGSVEGFADMMNETAHKIGMRESRWYNPNGLPEPRQWTSARDMAILARALMRDFPDQQGLFSISAIQYGKAVMANHNGLLGRYAGADGMKTGFICSGGFNVVASATRGGRRIIAVVMGQPSARERDIKAADLFDYGFGQSAGWTAPTLDSLPSSNVAAPPDMRPYICDKRKPIPVDEGPGALTASGPAVSGAATQLLGSATADASSLAFAALSSANVRGRTLPPRAPLQPIPVWTGSSPTEGAMALAREEQEAQASKQAARQAAQEAAQRKRAEAKAAKEAARQATRQAAAEKAAKARAAAVTAPKPAAKIAGKDKGVPAATSAYTAVESAPKAAAKPAAKPAHKPAAKKPEAKPAAKKADKRAKNDES
- a CDS encoding stimulus-sensing domain-containing protein, with translation MLAPLFRQSESDGARRGFLARLTHSLTRPPLTWPRDLWNAVGQRASSSLTRRIVVLNLVGLIVLLFGFLYLNQFRQGLIQARVQSLLIQGDIIAGAIAAQASVETDTIRVDPDRLLQQQAGEGRDVDDDPASLAFSLNPEKVAPLLRRLVTPTGNRARVYDREGSLLFDTRSLYARGDITRGDTVARPPKPNVLERIWDFFGTRILGLVVSERSPQEEAGPQDGRAFREVQAALNGSRGTISRRNERGETIVSVAVPIQRSGSVRGVLMVSTQGGEIDRVIASERFGLLQVFLVAAAVMLVLSILLAGAIAGPVRRLADAAERVRRGIKSRQEIPDFTGRTDEIGHLSGALRDMTQALYRRLDAIESFAADVSHELKNPLTSLRSAVETLPLAKTDESRSRLMQIIQHDVKRLDRLISDISDASRLDAELARAEARRVDLGKLLTTVTSVANERRRGNAALIRFDVERPGGEVEDPFRIIGHDSRLGQVVNNLLDNARSFSPPGAKVRVALRRLKGEVEFVVEDEGPGIPEHALERIFERFYTDRPEQGFGQNSGLGLSISRQIIQAHRGTIRAENRPGPADEEGHPTVRGARFVVRLPTAPRADRYGDDDLAA
- a CDS encoding HPr kinase/phosphatase C-terminal domain-containing protein → MSGAGTPDGGAPRETVHASCVLLGEAGVLIRGASGSGKSALCLALLDRFFLEGRHARLVGDDRIRLEAHHGRLVARPHPVLAGLIEVRGLGIRRLATHASAAVLRLVVDLIAEAERLPAEADATARLLGVALPRLALEPHHPREYLIREALRSGVAMRTHPAALVPGGARDV
- a CDS encoding HPr family phosphocarrier protein, translating into MSESVDGEVEPQPEIPEGGHVRILPIVNRRGLHARASAKFVQTVERFGAAVTVTRGGETVGGRSIMGLLTLGAAKGTTIAVVAVGEDAGAALDAIEALLADRFGEDE
- a CDS encoding PTS sugar transporter subunit IIA, with product MIGMVLVTHGLLATEFKAALEHVVGPQKQIETITIGPEDDMELRRGDIMSAVCRVDSGNGVVVLTDMFGGTPSNLALSCMNGGQVEVVAGINLPMLIKLASVREAESLGDAVLHAQEAGRKYINVASRVLAGK